A portion of the Nitrospira sp. genome contains these proteins:
- the rpsR gene encoding 30S ribosomal protein S18, translating to MGGGGGRFFQRRRPCRFCVEKGQIDFKDVGLLRNFLTERGRIVPRRISGNCLGHQRELTTAVKRARHIALISFAEER from the coding sequence ATGGGCGGAGGAGGCGGGCGGTTTTTTCAGCGCCGGCGGCCCTGCCGCTTCTGCGTGGAAAAAGGGCAGATCGATTTCAAAGATGTCGGCCTGCTGCGTAATTTCCTGACCGAGCGCGGGCGTATCGTGCCGCGCCGTATCTCCGGCAACTGCCTGGGCCATCAGCGCGAATTGACGACGGCCGTGAAACGCGCCCGTCACATCGCGTTGATCAGTTTCGCCGAAGAGCGCTAG
- a CDS encoding single-stranded DNA-binding protein codes for MAGFNKVILLGNLTRNPELRYTPNGTPVATLGLAVSRRYKQGEDLKEEVCFVDIVVFGKQAEHCGQYLSKGNGVIVEGRLQHRRWETEDGQKRSKHEVVAQTVTFMPKRGETGGGSDATGHHEEPAYEYEEPQ; via the coding sequence GTGGCCGGGTTTAACAAAGTCATTCTCCTGGGTAACCTCACACGCAATCCGGAGCTGCGTTATACCCCGAACGGAACCCCGGTGGCGACGTTGGGATTGGCGGTCAGCCGGCGGTATAAGCAGGGAGAGGATCTCAAAGAAGAGGTGTGTTTCGTGGACATCGTCGTGTTCGGTAAACAGGCCGAACACTGCGGACAGTATCTGAGCAAGGGAAACGGCGTCATCGTGGAAGGCCGGTTGCAGCATCGACGCTGGGAAACCGAAGACGGGCAAAAGCGGAGCAAACACGAGGTGGTCGCGCAGACCGTGACGTTCATGCCCAAACGCGGTGAGACGGGCGGCGGAAGCGACGCCACCGGCCATCATGAGGAACCGGCGTACGAGTACGAAGAACCGCAATAG
- the rpsF gene encoding 30S ribosomal protein S6, with protein sequence MELYESLFIIRPSVTDEETSALIEKMKAVADKTGAQFIKAENWGRKKLAYEVRRERKGTYVYFYFKAPNNTVAELERAYRLEDNIIKFLTVHLEKELVPRRVAEAPSEEFAGGRV encoded by the coding sequence ATGGAGCTCTACGAGTCTCTGTTCATTATCCGTCCGTCCGTGACCGATGAGGAAACCAGCGCGCTCATCGAGAAGATGAAAGCGGTCGCCGACAAGACGGGTGCACAGTTCATCAAGGCCGAAAATTGGGGCCGGAAAAAGCTTGCCTATGAAGTCCGACGGGAGCGGAAGGGTACCTACGTGTACTTCTACTTCAAGGCGCCCAACAATACCGTCGCCGAGCTGGAGCGCGCCTATCGGCTCGAGGACAACATCATCAAGTTTCTGACGGTCCATCTCGAAAAAGAACTGGTGCCGCGTCGAGTTGCCGAGGCACCGTCCGAGGAGTTTGCCGGTGGCCGGGTTTAA
- a CDS encoding Yip1 family protein, whose protein sequence is MRAKNMLLQPKVEWATIEPEHISAQALYTGYIIPLAAIGPVAMLIGMSIIGVEIPSIGTVQLPLPTLLPQIVIGYGLGLAAVYVLALIINALAPTFGGKSDRMQALKVAAYGATASWVGGVFHLVPTLGILGLLAGCYTLYLFYLGLPILMKSPPERSLGYTITVMVSAIALAAVVGLLSAVFVEFPASEDRSPSELPAPQDSSNQ, encoded by the coding sequence GTGCGAGCAAAAAACATGTTACTTCAGCCCAAGGTCGAATGGGCAACGATCGAACCGGAGCATATCTCCGCGCAGGCGCTCTATACCGGATACATCATACCGCTTGCCGCAATCGGACCGGTCGCGATGCTGATCGGAATGTCCATCATCGGTGTAGAGATTCCTTCCATTGGAACCGTGCAGCTACCGCTTCCGACTCTGCTCCCGCAGATAGTGATCGGCTACGGATTGGGATTGGCAGCCGTCTATGTGTTGGCTCTGATCATCAATGCGCTGGCGCCGACCTTCGGCGGCAAGAGCGATCGGATGCAAGCATTGAAAGTGGCGGCCTATGGTGCAACGGCTTCCTGGGTCGGTGGAGTCTTCCATCTCGTGCCGACGTTGGGCATTTTGGGGTTGTTGGCGGGATGCTACACGCTCTATCTCTTCTATTTGGGGTTGCCCATCCTCATGAAATCTCCACCCGAACGGTCTCTCGGCTACACGATAACGGTCATGGTCTCCGCGATTGCTCTCGCCGCCGTTGTCGGGTTGCTCAGCGCCGTTTTCGTGGAATTTCCGGCCTCTGAAGACCGCTCGCCGTCGGAACTGCCTGCGCCGCAAGACAGCTCCAATCAGTAG